In Pseudomonas lalkuanensis, the following are encoded in one genomic region:
- the gspK gene encoding type II secretion system minor pseudopilin GspK: MKRQAGVALLTVLLVVAVVTVVCAGLIARTQLSIRSSGNELHTRQVAQYALGGEALAEAILVRDLRQGDPRTPVDHLGEAWARPLTTFKLDDGGSLSVRIEDPSARFNVNSLVRDGQLNEQGVRQFRRLLLRLGIEAPYTERLVDWLDRDQEPFGPNGAEDNQYLLLQPPYRAANHAMSDVSELRLVLGMTELDYRKLLPFVTALPSDASLNVNTASALVLSTLADNLDADSGGLLMAARGTTGFRSLDAFLGQPALAGMGLEAQGLAVGSQYFNVISEVRLAGRRQVLVSTLQRSSDGKVRVLSRDLGQGGLPPAPVKEPQS; the protein is encoded by the coding sequence ATGAAGCGCCAGGCGGGCGTCGCCTTGCTCACCGTGCTGCTGGTGGTCGCGGTGGTCACGGTCGTCTGTGCCGGCCTGATCGCCCGCACCCAGCTGTCCATCCGTTCCAGCGGCAATGAACTGCACACCCGCCAGGTGGCCCAGTACGCCCTCGGCGGCGAGGCCCTGGCCGAAGCCATCCTCGTGCGCGACCTGCGCCAGGGCGATCCGCGGACACCGGTGGATCACCTGGGCGAGGCCTGGGCGCGGCCCCTCACTACCTTCAAACTGGATGACGGTGGTTCGCTCAGCGTACGCATCGAAGATCCGAGCGCCCGTTTCAACGTCAACAGCCTGGTGCGGGACGGCCAGCTCAATGAGCAGGGTGTCCGCCAGTTCCGCCGGCTGTTGCTGCGCCTGGGTATCGAGGCACCCTACACCGAGCGACTGGTGGACTGGCTCGACCGCGACCAGGAGCCCTTCGGCCCCAATGGCGCCGAAGACAACCAGTACCTGCTGTTGCAGCCGCCGTATCGCGCGGCCAATCACGCCATGAGCGATGTGTCCGAGTTACGCCTAGTGTTAGGCATGACGGAGCTGGACTACCGCAAGCTGCTGCCTTTCGTCACCGCGTTGCCGTCGGACGCGTCTCTCAACGTCAACACCGCCAGTGCGCTGGTGCTGTCCACCCTGGCCGACAACCTGGACGCCGACAGTGGCGGATTGCTGATGGCGGCGCGGGGAACCACGGGTTTTCGCAGCCTGGATGCCTTTCTCGGTCAGCCCGCGCTGGCCGGGATGGGGCTGGAGGCGCAGGGGCTGGCGGTGGGCAGTCAATATTTCAACGTGATCAGCGAGGTTCGCCTTGCCGGTCGCCGCCAGGTTCTGGTCAGTACCCTGCAGCGCAGCAGCGACGGCAAGGTACGGGTTCTCTCTCGTGATCTCGGGCAGGGCGGATTGCCGCCGGCGCCCGTCAAGGAGCCGCAGTCATGA
- the gspH gene encoding type II secretion system minor pseudopilin GspH, which translates to MRSGRQGGSGRVSGALASAGFTLIEVLVVMVVMACMAGLAVISAGVAGPTRELTNEADRLAGLIGVLADEAVLDNREYGLRVERDSYQVYYYDETSARWQPLSDGARQLPEWAELTIELDGEPLVLPARANDEKQAKDAKKAPLVPQLIILSSGEISPFRLEMGERRRDGLRLQLSSDGFRLPRVEALGGKGRAG; encoded by the coding sequence ATGAGAAGCGGGCGGCAGGGCGGCTCCGGCCGGGTGTCCGGTGCCTTGGCGTCCGCGGGTTTCACCCTGATCGAAGTCCTGGTGGTGATGGTGGTCATGGCCTGCATGGCCGGCCTGGCGGTGATCAGCGCCGGCGTCGCCGGTCCCACCCGTGAACTCACCAATGAAGCCGATCGCCTCGCGGGGCTGATCGGCGTGCTCGCCGACGAGGCCGTGCTGGACAACCGCGAATACGGCCTGCGCGTGGAGCGGGACAGTTACCAGGTCTACTACTACGACGAAACCAGCGCCCGCTGGCAGCCGCTGTCCGATGGTGCCCGCCAGTTGCCGGAGTGGGCCGAACTGACCATCGAGCTGGACGGCGAACCGCTGGTGCTTCCGGCCCGCGCCAATGACGAGAAGCAGGCCAAGGATGCGAAGAAGGCCCCGCTGGTGCCGCAACTGATCATCCTGTCCAGCGGCGAAATCAGCCCCTTCCGCCTGGAAATGGGTGAGCGGCGCAGGGATGGTCTGCGCCTGCAGCTTTCCAGCGATGGATTCCGCCTGCCCCGTGTGGAGGCCCTCGGCGGCAAGGGGCGCGCCGGATGA
- the gspJ gene encoding type II secretion system minor pseudopilin GspJ has protein sequence MKRAAGFTLLELLIAIAIFALLAIGTWRMLGAVLDSDEATRVQEQQLREVVRAISAFERDIRQVISRPIRDAYGESRAALLGEQEGDNDSLELTRNGWRNPTGMQRSRLQRVRWQLSGERLERRYWTVLDQAQDSLPRVQNALDGVTSMKLRYMDDSGDWQDSWPPAGLPEDERLDRLPRALELTLEHRRYGELRRVLRLVETPPRQPPQAGGNQPDGEQQNPQGGQQGGQQSGDQEPSQ, from the coding sequence ATGAAGCGCGCGGCGGGTTTCACCCTGCTGGAGCTGCTGATCGCCATCGCCATCTTCGCGCTGCTGGCCATCGGCACCTGGCGCATGCTCGGCGCGGTCCTCGATTCGGACGAAGCGACACGCGTGCAGGAGCAGCAGCTGCGTGAAGTGGTCCGGGCGATTTCGGCTTTCGAGCGGGACATCCGCCAGGTGATTTCCCGCCCCATCCGCGATGCCTATGGCGAGTCCCGTGCGGCGCTGCTGGGCGAGCAGGAAGGTGACAACGACAGCCTGGAACTCACCCGCAACGGCTGGCGAAACCCGACCGGCATGCAGCGTTCGCGCCTGCAGCGGGTGCGTTGGCAGCTCTCGGGCGAACGCCTGGAGCGGCGCTACTGGACGGTGCTGGACCAGGCCCAGGACAGCCTGCCGCGCGTCCAGAACGCGCTGGATGGGGTTACCTCCATGAAGTTGCGCTACATGGACGACAGTGGTGACTGGCAGGACAGCTGGCCGCCGGCCGGCCTGCCGGAGGACGAGCGCCTGGATCGCCTGCCACGCGCCCTGGAACTGACCCTGGAGCACCGCCGCTATGGTGAGCTGCGCCGGGTGCTGCGCCTGGTGGAAACCCCGCCCCGACAACCGCCGCAGGCCGGGGGCAACCAGCCGGACGGGGAACAGCAGAACCCGCAGGGCGGTCAGCAGGGGGGCCAACAGAGCGGCGACCAGGAGCCGTCGCAATGA
- a CDS encoding carbon-nitrogen hydrolase family protein, with protein sequence MRKLLTPLIAAILVSCLTAYAVWTGERPRVHYLSDLRASLASDVGAASASGNLLAIRPELYPSDYRDPDLLRMKLVAALDQARALGLLNERTVVALPDHIGTWLLLRDEKHNLYQARTFTEGSRLLTLSHPTLLGRLYLQGQDLEEALLRAKARRMARDYQKLFSRLAGEYRVTLLAGSILLPSPYLKEGKLRSGHGDLYNLALAFSPDGNLLGEPFSQPWPQSTRHESRQELQTVSGQVTITRSWASGYPQSEVTLSDGRTSASETLFLRGRLWPLHKAPSGSVLTPLGAPQASDVPGSHLLNAWLGAR encoded by the coding sequence ATGCGCAAACTGCTGACGCCCCTGATCGCCGCCATCCTGGTGAGCTGCCTGACCGCCTATGCGGTATGGACCGGCGAACGCCCGCGCGTCCACTACCTGTCCGATCTGCGCGCCAGCCTGGCCAGCGACGTGGGTGCAGCCAGCGCGAGTGGCAACCTGCTGGCGATCCGCCCGGAGCTCTACCCCAGCGACTACCGCGATCCCGACCTGCTGCGCATGAAGCTCGTGGCGGCCCTCGACCAGGCCCGCGCCCTGGGCCTGCTCAATGAACGGACCGTGGTCGCGCTGCCCGACCACATCGGCACCTGGCTGCTGCTGCGGGACGAGAAACACAACCTCTACCAGGCCCGCACCTTCACCGAGGGCAGCCGCCTGCTCACCCTCAGCCACCCCACCCTGCTGGGCCGCCTCTACCTGCAGGGCCAGGACCTGGAGGAAGCCCTGCTGCGCGCCAAGGCCCGGCGCATGGCACGGGACTACCAGAAGCTGTTCAGCCGCCTGGCCGGCGAGTACCGGGTCACCCTCCTCGCCGGCTCCATCCTCCTCCCCTCGCCCTACCTCAAGGAAGGCAAGCTGCGCAGCGGCCATGGCGACCTCTACAACCTGGCCCTGGCCTTCTCCCCGGACGGCAACCTGCTCGGCGAGCCCTTCAGCCAGCCCTGGCCGCAAAGCACCCGCCATGAATCGCGCCAGGAACTGCAGACCGTCAGCGGCCAGGTAACCATTACGCGCAGTTGGGCTTCGGGCTATCCGCAGAGTGAAGTCACCCTGAGTGACGGCCGGACCAGCGCCAGTGAAACGCTCTTCCTCCGCGGCCGGCTCTGGCCGCTTCACAAGGCGCCGTCCGGCAGTGTGCTGACGCCCCTCGGCGCCCCGCAGGCCAGCGATGTGCCGGGTAGCCATCTGCTGAATGCCTGGCTGGGTGCCCGATGA
- a CDS encoding coiled-coil domain-containing protein, producing the protein MSMLKKPQTVEAVVFFNDRGICKQMLYSEFEAILDGVVGLPEFADCQMQLAYLMISPRLQVRAVVFFYLDFDEEGRADTGWNLPLRQLAERAGRGPDLGAGPIRLACRSQCPVSWQQMHLWDPSLNSDRNDLALLRDAIKLNTLGVLVEEELPKVLDAEKLQVAPEDSWYAPPEITKEMAEQLAEKMEKEHRLKTAQLVRQQRLRLSSLSQQNEEAIARVRHAADQSHSALQEQIRALQHALREQEEANASLRAELENESERHQASREEMNLQLRALERHGRTEADILRAQFESELQTRVAAAVSEYREQLAIRDVELAYRDQLDAQLQAELNRLRQECEALESQSGQQMLDRLAQLGVVFVVYHPGAGHLTIPLADITRYQDNPQAYAAAKCFVSENQYRHWLAHYQQPTCEASLPSGERCSMPIDRVEAPSRFVAGESNCCPRHRSGGRLRTAG; encoded by the coding sequence ATGAGCATGCTGAAGAAGCCGCAAACGGTGGAAGCCGTCGTGTTCTTCAACGACCGCGGCATCTGCAAGCAGATGCTCTACTCGGAATTCGAAGCCATCCTCGACGGGGTGGTCGGTCTGCCGGAGTTCGCCGACTGCCAGATGCAACTGGCCTACCTGATGATCAGCCCGCGCCTGCAGGTCCGGGCGGTGGTCTTCTTCTATCTCGACTTCGACGAAGAGGGGCGTGCCGATACCGGCTGGAACCTGCCGCTGCGGCAACTGGCCGAGCGCGCCGGCCGTGGTCCTGATCTTGGCGCCGGCCCCATTCGCCTGGCCTGCCGCAGCCAGTGCCCGGTGTCCTGGCAGCAGATGCACCTGTGGGACCCGAGCCTGAATTCCGATCGCAATGACCTGGCGCTGCTGCGTGACGCCATCAAGCTCAATACCCTCGGCGTGCTGGTGGAAGAAGAACTGCCCAAGGTGCTGGATGCCGAGAAGCTCCAAGTGGCACCGGAAGACAGCTGGTACGCCCCGCCGGAAATCACCAAGGAGATGGCCGAGCAACTGGCGGAGAAAATGGAAAAGGAGCACCGCCTGAAGACCGCCCAGCTGGTCCGCCAGCAGCGTCTTCGCCTCAGTTCCCTGAGCCAGCAGAATGAAGAGGCCATCGCGCGCGTGCGCCATGCCGCCGACCAGAGCCATTCGGCGTTGCAGGAGCAGATTCGCGCCCTGCAGCACGCCTTGCGTGAGCAGGAAGAGGCCAATGCCAGCCTGCGTGCCGAGCTCGAGAACGAGTCGGAGCGCCATCAGGCCAGCCGCGAGGAAATGAACCTGCAATTGCGCGCCCTGGAGCGTCACGGGCGCACCGAGGCCGACATCCTTCGCGCCCAGTTCGAAAGCGAGCTGCAAACACGGGTCGCCGCTGCCGTATCCGAGTATCGCGAGCAACTGGCCATTCGCGATGTCGAGCTGGCCTATCGCGACCAGTTGGACGCCCAGCTCCAGGCCGAGCTCAATCGCCTGCGCCAGGAGTGCGAGGCGCTGGAATCCCAATCCGGACAGCAGATGCTGGACCGCCTGGCCCAGTTGGGCGTCGTGTTCGTGGTCTACCACCCCGGCGCCGGCCACCTGACGATTCCGCTGGCGGACATCACCCGTTACCAGGACAACCCCCAGGCTTACGCTGCCGCCAAGTGCTTTGTCTCCGAGAACCAGTACCGCCATTGGCTGGCCCACTACCAGCAGCCCACCTGTGAGGCGAGCCTGCCCAGCGGCGAGCGTTGCAGCATGCCGATCGACCGCGTCGAAGCCCCCAGTCGCTTCGTCGCCGGCGAATCCAACTGCTGTCCCCGGCATCGCTCGGGAGGACGCCTGCGTACCGCCGGTTGA
- a CDS encoding NADPH-dependent 2,4-dienoyl-CoA reductase translates to MTATRYPHLLAPLDLGFTTLRNRTLMGSMHTGLEEKPHGFERMAAYFAERARGGVGLMVTGGIGPNAEGGVYAGAAKLTTEEEAEKHKIVTRAVHEAGGKICMQILHAGRYAYNPKQVAPSAIQAPINPFKPNELDEEGIEKQIRDFVTCSVLAQKAEYDGVEIMGSEGYFINQFLAAHTNQRTDRWGGSYENRMRLAVEIVRRVREAVGPNFIIIFRLSMLDLVEGGSTWDEIVTLAKAIEAAGATIINTGIGWHEARIPTIATKVPRAAFTKVTAKLKGEVKIPLITTNRINTPEVAEQVLAEGDADMVSMARPFLADPDFVNKAAEGRADEINTCIGCNQACLDHTFGGKLTSCLVNPRACHETELNYIPVTQAKKIAVVGAGPAGLSAATVAAERGHSVTLFDAAGEIGGQFNVAKRVPGKEEFYETLRYFKRKLETTGVDLRLNTRVSVEDLARGGFDEIILATGISPRTPEIPGIDHPMVIGYLDAILERKPVGQKVAVIGAGGIGFDVSEFITHKGESTSLSREAFWKEWGIDGALEARGGIAGIKAQPHAPARQVFLLQRKKSKVGDGLGKTTGWIHRTGLKNKQVQMLNAVEYLKVDDAGLHIRVADGEAQVLPVDTVIVCAGQDPLRELHEGLVAAGQSVHLIGGADVAAELDAKRAINQGSRLAAEL, encoded by the coding sequence ATGACCGCCACCCGTTACCCGCACCTGCTCGCGCCCCTCGACCTGGGCTTCACCACCCTGCGCAATCGCACCCTGATGGGCTCCATGCACACCGGCCTGGAAGAAAAGCCCCACGGTTTCGAGCGCATGGCCGCCTACTTCGCCGAGCGCGCCCGGGGTGGCGTCGGCCTGATGGTGACCGGCGGCATTGGCCCGAACGCCGAAGGCGGCGTCTATGCCGGTGCGGCCAAGCTGACCACCGAGGAAGAGGCCGAGAAGCACAAGATCGTCACCCGTGCGGTGCACGAGGCGGGCGGCAAGATCTGCATGCAGATCCTCCACGCCGGCCGTTACGCCTACAACCCCAAGCAGGTCGCACCGTCGGCCATCCAGGCGCCGATCAACCCCTTCAAGCCGAACGAGCTGGATGAAGAGGGCATCGAGAAGCAGATCCGGGATTTCGTCACCTGCTCCGTGCTGGCGCAGAAGGCCGAGTACGACGGCGTCGAGATCATGGGTTCCGAGGGTTACTTCATCAACCAGTTCCTCGCCGCCCACACCAACCAGCGTACCGACCGCTGGGGCGGCAGCTACGAGAACCGCATGCGCCTGGCGGTGGAAATCGTCCGCCGCGTGCGCGAAGCCGTTGGCCCGAACTTCATCATCATCTTCCGCCTGTCCATGCTCGACCTGGTGGAAGGTGGCAGCACCTGGGACGAGATCGTCACCCTGGCCAAGGCCATCGAAGCGGCGGGTGCGACCATTATCAACACCGGTATCGGCTGGCACGAAGCGCGTATCCCGACCATCGCCACCAAGGTGCCGCGTGCGGCCTTCACCAAGGTCACCGCCAAGCTCAAGGGCGAGGTGAAGATTCCGCTGATCACCACCAACCGCATCAATACCCCCGAGGTGGCCGAGCAGGTCCTGGCCGAAGGCGACGCCGACATGGTGTCCATGGCCCGCCCGTTCCTCGCCGACCCGGACTTCGTCAACAAGGCCGCCGAAGGTCGCGCCGACGAGATCAACACCTGCATCGGCTGCAACCAGGCCTGCCTGGACCACACCTTCGGCGGCAAGCTGACCAGCTGCCTGGTCAACCCGCGCGCCTGCCATGAAACCGAGCTGAACTACATCCCGGTCACCCAGGCGAAGAAGATCGCCGTGGTCGGTGCTGGCCCGGCCGGCCTCTCCGCCGCCACCGTCGCCGCCGAGCGTGGGCACAGCGTGACCCTGTTCGACGCTGCCGGGGAGATCGGTGGCCAGTTCAATGTGGCCAAGCGCGTGCCAGGCAAGGAGGAGTTCTACGAGACCCTGCGCTACTTCAAGCGCAAGCTGGAGACCACCGGCGTCGACCTGCGCCTGAACACCCGCGTTTCGGTTGAGGATCTGGCCCGGGGCGGCTTCGACGAAATCATCCTGGCCACCGGCATCAGCCCGCGTACTCCGGAGATTCCCGGTATCGACCACCCGATGGTGATCGGTTACCTGGACGCCATCCTCGAGCGCAAGCCGGTCGGGCAGAAGGTGGCGGTCATCGGTGCCGGCGGTATCGGCTTCGACGTGTCCGAGTTCATCACCCACAAGGGCGAGTCCACCAGCCTGAGCCGCGAAGCCTTCTGGAAGGAGTGGGGCATCGACGGCGCCCTGGAAGCCCGTGGCGGTATCGCCGGGATCAAGGCCCAGCCCCATGCGCCGGCACGCCAGGTGTTCCTGCTGCAGCGCAAGAAAAGCAAGGTGGGCGATGGCCTTGGCAAGACCACCGGCTGGATCCACCGCACCGGCCTGAAGAACAAGCAGGTGCAGATGCTCAACGCCGTGGAATACCTCAAGGTGGACGATGCCGGCCTGCACATCCGCGTGGCCGACGGCGAAGCCCAGGTGCTGCCGGTGGACACCGTGATCGTCTGCGCCGGCCAGGACCCGCTGCGCGAGCTGCACGAGGGCCTGGTAGCCGCTGGCCAGAGCGTGCACCTGATCGGTGGCGCCGATGTCGCTGCCGAACTGGACGCCAAGCGCGCCATCAACCAAGGCTCGCGCCTCGCTGCCGAGCTCTGA
- a CDS encoding AraC family transcriptional regulator, whose amino-acid sequence MKTQRVKLGDLSVSSVLSMAAALEQAGHCATELLERFGLDAARFAEPHGRLSIPRFMRLGHAAIQLCGDPALGLAMGRLSRLSQLGLAGVCAEQAPNLREAARALARFERLYASNYRGQSSFHEDSKGAWLRFYSISPYNAYNRFVVDSVLAGWQSHLSQLVGAGIRIEKVEIEFAAPDYAERYAEHFGCPVEFEAGANQLRLSLDTLALRGCEHCPATWRQLLDICERELLQLTRTRSLRERITQLLGPLLHGREPDLEEVAARLQMPSWTLRRKLAEEGTQYRAILNETRRDLAMAYIRDTELAFGEIAYLLGFASAEAFQRAFKRWSGSTPGEFRRAQRQAG is encoded by the coding sequence ATGAAAACGCAACGGGTGAAGCTGGGCGACCTCTCCGTGAGTTCCGTTCTCAGCATGGCAGCGGCGCTGGAACAGGCCGGTCACTGCGCGACGGAACTGCTGGAGCGCTTCGGCCTGGATGCCGCGCGCTTCGCCGAACCCCATGGGCGCTTGTCGATCCCACGTTTCATGCGTCTCGGCCATGCCGCCATCCAGCTCTGCGGCGACCCCGCCCTCGGCCTGGCCATGGGCCGCCTCAGCCGCCTCAGCCAGCTCGGGCTCGCGGGTGTCTGCGCCGAACAGGCCCCCAACCTGCGGGAAGCAGCTCGCGCCCTGGCCCGTTTCGAACGGCTCTACGCCAGTAACTATCGCGGACAGTCGAGCTTCCACGAGGACTCAAAGGGCGCCTGGCTGCGCTTCTATTCCATCAGCCCCTACAACGCCTATAACCGCTTCGTGGTGGACTCGGTTCTGGCGGGCTGGCAGAGCCACCTGAGCCAACTGGTCGGTGCCGGCATCCGCATCGAGAAAGTGGAAATCGAATTCGCCGCACCCGACTACGCCGAGCGCTATGCCGAGCATTTCGGTTGTCCGGTGGAGTTCGAGGCGGGCGCCAATCAGTTGCGCCTGTCGCTGGACACCCTGGCGCTGCGCGGCTGTGAACACTGCCCCGCCACCTGGCGGCAATTGCTGGATATCTGCGAGAGGGAGCTGCTGCAGCTGACCCGCACCCGCAGCCTTCGCGAGCGCATCACCCAGTTGCTGGGGCCGCTGCTGCACGGGCGGGAACCGGATCTGGAAGAAGTGGCGGCACGCCTGCAGATGCCCAGCTGGACCTTGCGCCGCAAGCTGGCCGAGGAAGGCACCCAGTATCGAGCCATCCTCAATGAAACCCGCCGCGACCTGGCCATGGCCTACATCCGCGACACCGAACTGGCCTTCGGTGAAATCGCCTACCTGCTCGGCTTCGCCTCGGCGGAAGCCTTCCAGCGCGCATTCAAACGCTGGAGCGGCAGCACTCCAGGCGAGTTCCGCCGCGCCCAGCGCCAGGCAGGCTGA
- the gspI gene encoding type II secretion system minor pseudopilin GspI: MRSSRAFTLIEVLVALAIFAVVAASVLTASARSLQIASRLEDKTLAMWIADNRLTELQLRETPPSTGKDKGELDYGGRRWEWQSEVEGTSDPVLRRVTLWVAPRPTRGAGVGKLEDRASVRLVGFIGSTP, from the coding sequence ATGAGAAGCAGTCGCGCGTTCACCTTGATCGAGGTGCTGGTGGCGCTGGCCATTTTCGCGGTGGTTGCCGCCAGCGTCCTCACCGCCAGCGCACGCAGCCTGCAGATCGCTTCACGCCTGGAAGACAAGACCCTGGCGATGTGGATCGCCGACAACCGCCTGACCGAGCTCCAGTTGCGCGAGACGCCACCTTCCACCGGCAAGGACAAGGGCGAGCTGGACTACGGCGGACGGCGCTGGGAGTGGCAAAGCGAAGTCGAAGGCACCAGTGACCCGGTACTGCGGCGGGTCACTCTCTGGGTGGCGCCGCGCCCGACCCGGGGCGCCGGCGTTGGCAAGCTGGAAGACCGGGCCAGCGTACGCCTGGTGGGTTTCATCGGGAGCACGCCATGA
- a CDS encoding type II secretion system protein M, whose translation MLDAIKAPLQTQWQASSLGIRWRALPVRDRTALLGLGIFLGLVLLYLLLWLPAERRLASAREHFESQRGLHAYLQQRAPEARSVRVQPQSQVDPERLQGLVTATAAEQGLAIERVDSDAPGAVQVNLQPAAFPSLLRWFGVLEGQGVRIEEAGLDRNEDGRVTARVSLKVGS comes from the coding sequence ATGCTCGATGCAATCAAGGCGCCCTTGCAGACGCAGTGGCAGGCTTCTTCCCTCGGCATACGCTGGCGTGCGCTGCCGGTCAGGGACCGCACGGCGTTGTTGGGGCTCGGCATTTTCCTCGGGCTGGTCCTGCTCTACTTGCTGCTCTGGCTTCCGGCCGAGCGGCGTCTGGCCAGTGCACGCGAGCACTTCGAGTCCCAGCGCGGCCTGCATGCCTATCTGCAGCAGCGTGCTCCCGAGGCGCGATCAGTACGGGTCCAGCCCCAGAGCCAGGTGGATCCGGAGCGGCTGCAGGGGCTGGTGACCGCCACCGCCGCCGAACAGGGGCTGGCCATCGAGCGTGTCGACAGCGATGCTCCCGGCGCGGTGCAGGTGAACCTGCAACCCGCAGCGTTTCCAAGTCTCCTGCGTTGGTTCGGCGTGCTGGAAGGGCAGGGGGTTCGCATCGAAGAAGCCGGACTTGACCGCAACGAAGATGGCCGGGTCACCGCGCGTGTATCGCTGAAGGTGGGGAGCTGA
- the gspL gene encoding type II secretion system protein GspL → MTQACIFLPVAACTQPDAELEVLLWQGGTGRRLPFARALEEVAPPWRLILPVEAVTCCAVRLPTQKGRWLRQALPFAVEELLAEEVESFHLGLGGALADGRNRVFAVRRTWLAGWMELTGKLGPAPSAIHVDADLLPEQGTQLLWLEQRWLLGGEGGARLGFAELDWPVLKDACVAPRSGHAPAARQVLDGVDEWHDEGDAYGWLATQKGSDLAQGEFTLKEERQRWSRWKPLLGLVGLWLLLQWGFNLVQAWQLQRQGDTYAAANETLYRELFPQDNKLVNLRAQFDQHLAEGSASGQGRLLTLLGQAAQALITEGAQVRVQQLDFSETRGDLALQVQAPGFDALERLRERLIGSGLSVQMGSASRDESGVSARLVIGG, encoded by the coding sequence ATGACACAGGCTTGCATCTTCCTTCCGGTAGCCGCCTGCACCCAGCCGGACGCCGAACTGGAAGTGCTGCTCTGGCAAGGAGGCACGGGCCGTCGCCTGCCATTCGCCAGGGCGCTGGAAGAGGTGGCGCCACCCTGGCGCCTGATCCTGCCGGTGGAGGCGGTGACCTGTTGCGCAGTCCGCCTGCCTACCCAGAAGGGGCGCTGGTTGCGTCAGGCATTGCCTTTCGCGGTGGAGGAACTGCTCGCCGAGGAGGTGGAAAGCTTCCACCTCGGGCTGGGCGGGGCGTTGGCCGATGGCCGGAACCGGGTGTTCGCCGTACGCCGAACCTGGCTGGCAGGCTGGATGGAACTGACCGGCAAGCTCGGTCCTGCGCCCTCCGCCATCCATGTCGATGCTGACCTGCTGCCGGAACAGGGCACCCAGTTGCTCTGGCTGGAACAGCGCTGGCTGCTGGGCGGCGAGGGGGGCGCCCGGCTCGGTTTCGCGGAACTCGACTGGCCCGTTCTGAAGGACGCCTGCGTAGCGCCCCGCAGTGGCCATGCACCCGCCGCTCGCCAGGTACTGGACGGCGTGGACGAGTGGCACGATGAAGGCGATGCCTATGGCTGGCTGGCGACGCAGAAGGGCAGCGATCTGGCCCAGGGAGAATTCACCCTGAAGGAAGAACGCCAGCGCTGGTCGCGCTGGAAGCCACTGCTGGGGCTGGTTGGCTTGTGGCTGCTGTTGCAGTGGGGCTTCAACCTGGTCCAGGCCTGGCAACTGCAGCGTCAGGGCGATACCTACGCGGCAGCCAATGAAACCCTTTATCGAGAGTTGTTTCCCCAGGACAACAAGCTGGTGAACCTGCGGGCCCAGTTCGATCAGCACCTGGCCGAGGGCTCCGCTTCGGGGCAGGGCCGTCTGCTGACCCTGCTCGGCCAGGCGGCCCAGGCGCTGATCACCGAAGGTGCCCAGGTAAGGGTGCAGCAACTGGATTTCAGCGAGACACGGGGCGACCTCGCGTTGCAGGTACAGGCGCCGGGTTTCGATGCCCTGGAACGCTTGCGCGAGCGTCTGATCGGCAGCGGGCTTTCCGTGCAGATGGGCTCGGCAAGCCGCGACGAAAGCGGCGTCAGCGCGCGCCTGGTGATAGGAGGATGA